One window of Campylobacter sp. RM12651 genomic DNA carries:
- the rpmF gene encoding 50S ribosomal protein L32 — MAVPKRRVSKTRAAKRRTHYKIELVRPIKDKDGSWKLPHRINPTTGEY; from the coding sequence ATGGCAGTTCCAAAGAGAAGAGTTAGTAAAACAAGAGCAGCAAAAAGACGCACTCATTACAAAATTGAGCTAGTAAGACCAATTAAAGATAAAGATGGTAGTTGGAAATTACCTCATAGAATTAATCCAACAACTGGCGAATATTAA
- a CDS encoding response regulator transcription factor, with protein MINVIMIEDEVEFAELITEFLARFNIKVTNYSTPAEGLTANFSNYDCLILDLTLPGMDGLEVCKEIRKKYDIPIIISSARGDTSDKVLGLGLGADDYLPKPYEPTELQARVSSLVRRYKKSLLPPEEEVSTLFKVEHEKHEIYYDKKPLSLTPAEYDILSYLVKRHSYSVSRDELANSCRSLREKDSKSLDVIIGRLRSKIGDSSKDPKHIFSVRGIGYKLLG; from the coding sequence ATGATTAATGTAATTATGATTGAAGACGAAGTGGAATTCGCTGAGTTGATTACAGAGTTTTTAGCAAGGTTTAACATAAAAGTTACAAATTACAGCACTCCTGCTGAAGGTTTAACTGCTAACTTTAGTAATTATGATTGTCTAATTTTAGACTTAACTCTACCTGGAATGGATGGATTAGAAGTATGCAAGGAAATTCGCAAGAAGTATGATATTCCTATTATCATTTCAAGTGCTAGAGGGGATACAAGTGATAAGGTTTTAGGACTTGGATTAGGGGCTGATGATTATTTACCAAAACCTTATGAGCCAACTGAATTGCAAGCAAGGGTATCATCACTTGTTAGAAGATACAAAAAAAGCTTACTACCACCTGAAGAAGAAGTAAGCACATTATTCAAAGTTGAGCATGAAAAACATGAAATTTACTATGATAAAAAACCACTAAGCTTAACACCGGCTGAATATGATATATTAAGTTATCTAGTGAAAAGACATAGCTATTCAGTATCAAGAGATGAGCTAGCTAATAGCTGTAGGTCATTAAGAGAAAAAGATAGCAAAAGCTTAGATGTAATTATAGGAAGATTAAGAAGTAAGATAGGCGATAGTTCAAAAGACCCTAAACATATATTCTCTGTTCGTGGTATTGGTTATAAGCTTCTTGGCTAA
- the dnaJ gene encoding molecular chaperone DnaJ — MRDFYEILGVSKNASSEEIKKAYRKLALKYHPDRNQGDKDAEEKFKEINVAYETLSDDTKRARYDRYGEAGLNGGSGAGGFGFEGFSNFSDIFSDIFGGFGDSDDEEIDEDLFITLELGFKEAIFGCKKKVNYSYKANCIKCDGTGSASKTTTTCSRCNGKGKIAIRKGFFQMVSTCDVCGGKGKVVKDKCSSCQGSGKENKKEELEVTIPEGVDNGVTLKCSNKGNEINSNERSDLYIKLRVARDDRFVRKGDDIYIDVPILFTQAALGSTIIVPTIRGEASIQIPFGLSDKQLVKISGEGVKNHHTRRTGDQFVQLSIMYPKHINAEQKELLEKLNESFGIKNDAKEQQHGIFDTIKSWFK, encoded by the coding sequence ATGCGTGACTTTTATGAAATTCTAGGAGTTAGTAAAAATGCTAGTTCTGAAGAAATTAAAAAAGCTTATAGAAAATTGGCATTGAAATATCATCCTGATAGAAATCAAGGCGATAAAGATGCTGAAGAAAAGTTTAAAGAAATCAATGTAGCTTATGAAACCTTAAGTGATGACACTAAAAGAGCTAGATATGATAGATACGGCGAAGCTGGTCTTAATGGTGGTTCAGGTGCTGGTGGCTTTGGATTTGAAGGATTTTCAAATTTTAGTGATATTTTTAGTGATATTTTTGGTGGCTTTGGCGATAGTGATGATGAAGAAATTGATGAAGATTTATTTATTACTCTTGAATTAGGTTTTAAAGAAGCTATTTTTGGTTGTAAAAAGAAAGTTAATTATTCTTATAAAGCAAATTGTATTAAGTGTGATGGAACAGGCTCGGCAAGTAAAACTACAACTACTTGCTCAAGATGTAATGGCAAGGGCAAAATAGCTATTAGAAAAGGCTTTTTCCAAATGGTTAGCACTTGTGATGTGTGTGGCGGTAAAGGTAAAGTAGTAAAAGATAAATGTTCATCTTGTCAAGGTAGTGGAAAAGAAAATAAAAAAGAAGAATTAGAAGTAACTATTCCTGAAGGAGTTGATAACGGAGTAACTTTAAAATGCTCTAATAAAGGAAATGAGATTAACTCTAATGAGCGTTCTGATTTGTATATAAAACTTCGTGTAGCAAGAGATGATAGGTTTGTTAGAAAAGGTGATGATATTTATATAGATGTTCCAATCTTATTTACCCAAGCAGCATTAGGTTCTACCATCATTGTGCCTACTATTAGAGGAGAAGCTAGTATTCAAATTCCATTTGGCTTAAGCGATAAACAACTTGTAAAAATTAGTGGCGAAGGTGTTAAAAACCATCATACAAGAAGAACAGGGGATCAATTTGTCCAACTTAGTATTATGTATCCAAAACATATAAATGCAGAACAAAAAGAATTATTAGAAAAATTAAATGAGAGTTTTGGTATCAAAAATGATGCTAAAGAGCAACAACACGGGATATTTGATACTATTAAATCTTGGTTTAAATAA
- the plsX gene encoding phosphate acyltransferase PlsX gives MIKVAVDAMGGDFSFPPIISGVIKALKEKDNFSVILVGDEEKIKSQIPSELSNRVEFVHTTDVFDMDENSTDVLKRKDSSIYKAVELVRNHEANAVVSAGHSGATMSLATLRIGRVKGVLRPAIATLMPTFNGRVLVLDVGANVDCEEENLLQFAIMGEAYAKEVMNIKNPKIALLSNGEEDCKGNKLTKDTHKLLREHLSNFIGNVEGGHIFAGECDVVVCDGFTGNILLKTAEGAVGIFAKLLKNEIKKSSLSKLGYMLSKGAFNALKQHLDYDQYGGAPLLGIDGCAIISHGKSNEEAIKNAIFQALKFANSNVNKVIEDEIKSLH, from the coding sequence ATGATAAAAGTTGCTGTTGATGCTATGGGTGGAGATTTTTCTTTCCCCCCAATAATTAGTGGAGTTATAAAAGCGTTAAAAGAAAAAGATAATTTTAGCGTTATTCTAGTTGGGGATGAAGAAAAAATAAAAAGTCAAATTCCATCAGAATTATCAAATAGAGTTGAATTTGTTCATACCACCGATGTTTTTGATATGGATGAAAATTCTACAGATGTTTTAAAACGCAAAGACAGCAGTATTTATAAAGCAGTTGAATTAGTAAGAAACCACGAAGCAAATGCAGTTGTTTCGGCTGGGCATAGTGGTGCTACAATGAGCCTTGCAACCCTTAGAATAGGTAGAGTAAAAGGTGTTTTAAGACCTGCTATCGCAACTTTAATGCCTACTTTTAACGGCAGGGTTTTGGTATTAGATGTAGGTGCTAATGTTGATTGCGAAGAAGAAAATTTATTACAATTTGCAATAATGGGCGAAGCTTATGCAAAAGAAGTAATGAATATAAAAAATCCTAAAATTGCACTACTTTCAAACGGAGAAGAAGATTGCAAAGGAAACAAACTTACAAAAGACACACATAAATTATTAAGAGAACATTTAAGCAATTTTATAGGCAATGTTGAAGGCGGACATATATTTGCTGGAGAATGTGATGTGGTAGTTTGCGATGGATTTACTGGAAATATATTATTAAAAACTGCAGAAGGTGCTGTAGGCATTTTTGCTAAGTTGTTAAAAAATGAGATTAAAAAATCATCATTGTCAAAACTTGGTTATATGCTTAGCAAAGGTGCATTTAATGCTTTAAAACAGCATTTAGACTACGACCAATATGGTGGAGCTCCATTATTAGGAATTGATGGATGTGCTATCATTAGCCACGGAAAAAGCAATGAAGAAGCTATAAAAAATGCAATTTTTCAAGCTTTAAAATTTGCTAATTCAAATGTAAATAAAGTGATTGAAGATGAAATTAAAAGCTTGCATTAA
- the ndk gene encoding nucleoside-diphosphate kinase gives MQRTLSIIKPDAVKKGVIGQILSRFEANGLRIAAIKKLYLTKEQAGEFYAVHKERPFYKDLVEFMTSGPVVVSVLEGENAVAKNRELMGATNPKEAAKGTIRADFAESIDANAVHGSDSLENAKIEIEFFFNKLEIN, from the coding sequence ATGCAAAGAACTTTATCAATCATTAAACCTGACGCTGTTAAGAAAGGTGTTATAGGTCAAATTTTAAGTCGTTTTGAAGCAAATGGCTTAAGAATTGCAGCTATTAAAAAGCTTTATTTAACAAAAGAACAAGCAGGAGAATTTTACGCAGTTCATAAAGAAAGACCATTTTATAAAGATTTAGTTGAATTTATGACTAGTGGTCCTGTTGTAGTATCTGTGTTAGAAGGCGAAAATGCAGTTGCTAAAAATCGTGAATTAATGGGAGCAACTAATCCAAAAGAAGCAGCTAAGGGAACAATAAGAGCTGATTTTGCTGAAAGTATTGACGCAAACGCAGTGCATGGTAGTGATAGTTTAGAAAATGCTAAAATAGAAATAGAGTTTTTCTTTAATAAACTTGAAATAAATTAA
- the dsbD gene encoding protein-disulfide reductase DsbD: protein MKFIINILIFCVLAIANPLPPNEAFKFQLENNSQANFIKLNLNPDIYLYKNEIKVLLNNENITNKFDLSNAVLKDNVEVFYNTLEFDFPNFTLKNNDNIKIFYLGCSTEGLCYQPLVASFNYQNDKLVLEYDNKEALKLKKEKQSTQNEYESKLLNSSFLINILTFFVSGILLSLTPCTLPMIPIISSILAKSSGKNPIISSIIYVLGMAISYTIAGIIAALVGSGVQVFFQNPIVIILFSLIFVILSLSMFGLFELKMPNFIVNSVNKKSSKYSGIIGVFLMGVLSALIVGPCVAAPLAGILIYVANSNDVLLGAFSLFFMSIGMGIPLIAIGFGFKFITGSWMQYVNKFFGFILLGIAIFFLERIINENITNVLYALLGISFVVFFGLFENTKNKFFLFFKIILVLILAYSFILLNKTFNPSNNISQQNLEFTQAKEKLNLSSKNIVYFTASWCENCKVMQNTTFKDKEVINELKNYNLIKIDLTNPNQFEQEMAETYKVFGPPVLLVLNDKGEVLKQIIGLVDAKTLLKELNF, encoded by the coding sequence ATGAAATTTATTATAAATATTTTAATATTTTGCGTATTAGCAATTGCAAATCCACTACCACCAAATGAAGCATTTAAATTCCAACTTGAAAATAACTCTCAAGCAAATTTTATAAAACTTAATCTAAATCCTGATATTTATTTATATAAAAACGAAATAAAAGTCTTATTAAACAACGAAAATATCACAAATAAATTTGACTTAAGCAATGCGGTATTAAAGGATAATGTTGAAGTCTTTTACAATACTTTAGAATTTGATTTCCCAAATTTTACATTAAAAAATAATGACAATATTAAAATTTTTTATTTAGGTTGTTCTACTGAAGGATTATGTTATCAACCACTTGTAGCGTCTTTTAATTATCAAAATGATAAATTGGTTTTAGAATACGATAACAAAGAAGCTTTAAAACTAAAAAAAGAAAAACAATCTACACAAAACGAATATGAAAGCAAGCTTTTAAATTCTTCATTTTTAATAAATATTTTAACTTTTTTTGTATCAGGAATACTATTATCTTTAACACCTTGCACCCTACCAATGATACCTATAATATCTAGTATTTTGGCAAAAAGTAGTGGTAAAAATCCAATAATTTCAAGCATTATTTATGTATTAGGAATGGCTATTAGCTATACAATAGCAGGAATAATAGCAGCTTTAGTAGGAAGTGGGGTTCAAGTATTTTTTCAAAATCCAATTGTAATCATTCTATTTTCTTTAATTTTTGTAATTTTATCATTATCAATGTTTGGCTTATTTGAACTAAAAATGCCTAACTTCATTGTAAATAGCGTAAATAAAAAAAGCTCAAAATATAGTGGAATTATCGGGGTATTTTTAATGGGGGTCTTAAGTGCTTTAATAGTAGGACCTTGTGTAGCTGCACCACTTGCTGGAATTTTAATTTATGTAGCAAATAGCAATGATGTATTGCTTGGAGCTTTTTCATTATTTTTTATGAGTATAGGTATGGGAATTCCACTAATAGCAATTGGTTTTGGTTTTAAATTTATAACTGGTTCTTGGATGCAATATGTTAATAAATTTTTTGGATTTATTTTATTAGGAATAGCAATATTTTTCTTAGAAAGAATAATAAATGAGAATATTACAAATGTCTTATATGCCTTACTTGGTATTAGTTTTGTAGTATTTTTTGGCTTATTTGAAAATACTAAAAATAAATTCTTTTTATTTTTTAAAATTATTTTAGTTTTAATATTAGCTTATAGTTTTATATTATTAAACAAAACTTTTAATCCAAGTAATAATATTTCTCAACAGAATTTAGAATTCACACAAGCAAAAGAAAAATTAAATCTAAGTTCAAAAAATATTGTATATTTTACAGCTAGCTGGTGTGAGAACTGCAAAGTTATGCAAAATACTACTTTTAAAGATAAAGAAGTTATAAATGAGTTGAAAAATTACAATTTAATCAAAATAGATTTAACTAACCCAAACCAATTTGAACAAGAAATGGCAGAGACTTATAAGGTTTTTGGACCACCAGTTTTACTTGTTTTAAACGATAAAGGCGAAGTGCTAAAACAAATAATAGGATTAGTAGATGCAAAAACTTTATTAAAAGAACTTAATTTTTAA
- a CDS encoding recombination protein RecR produces MIHFDNLCKSIGKIQGIGKKTSLKMAYYLCYENKNLLEELMNSLENAKKNIKECSICGCLSENELCDYCINDELDNTICLVESPKDVFFIDECKVYEGRYFILSKTNEYYLKKLEKMICKYNTIELVLAYTPSVSTDTVCFYLEDYFKHYNVKVSKIAQGVPNGIKIQDIDIHSLSSAILNRVSIDG; encoded by the coding sequence GTGATACATTTTGATAATTTATGCAAAAGCATAGGAAAAATTCAAGGAATTGGCAAAAAAACTTCTTTAAAAATGGCTTATTATTTGTGTTATGAAAATAAAAATTTATTAGAAGAACTAATGAATTCTTTAGAGAATGCTAAAAAAAATATAAAAGAATGTTCTATTTGTGGTTGCTTAAGTGAAAATGAACTTTGTGATTATTGCATAAATGATGAATTAGATAATACAATTTGCTTAGTAGAAAGCCCAAAAGATGTATTTTTTATAGATGAATGTAAAGTATATGAAGGTAGATATTTTATACTTTCAAAAACCAATGAATACTATTTAAAAAAATTAGAAAAAATGATTTGCAAATACAATACAATAGAACTAGTTTTAGCCTACACACCAAGCGTTAGCACGGATACGGTGTGCTTTTATTTAGAAGATTATTTTAAACACTACAATGTAAAAGTAAGCAAAATCGCTCAAGGCGTTCCAAATGGTATTAAAATTCAAGATATTGATATTCACTCTTTAAGTAGTGCAATTTTAAATAGGGTAAGTATTGATGGGTAA
- a CDS encoding ArsS family sensor histidine kinase — translation MLLHSILSKLIAVFAISIILTITAIIQITQYSNKALRAESISRLYFAILAINKLYASGAGVEIDKYLQDIDFQEITDKRFMRELCTSNDKPIDHKTNFGLIQGIVYKDKYYLKLINQKNNSLKVYENTHNNNINDGLIKLLISLIIMMFFASLIYCYNLIQPLKGLTRHIRDLSNGKNSNFSYYKNDEIGLLTKEFNKATKKNNELVLARRFFLRAIMHELKTPIAKGMFAATMPESEKNKKILISVFKGMNALVNEFKQVEEILSKNHEVVLKEYSYSYLLEQSISALYLDNLQIIDVKMNEDRTIIVDGALFIILIKNLLDNAIKYSSNHKCIIEFQKDYINVKNIGEEKDFNTEEYFKPFARGNAEQSGFGLGLYLIKYICDTQGFELKYFYDDGYHNFRIIL, via the coding sequence ATGCTGTTACACTCTATTCTTAGTAAGCTAATAGCAGTTTTTGCTATTAGCATTATACTTACTATTACAGCTATTATACAAATAACTCAATACTCCAATAAGGCTTTAAGAGCTGAAAGTATAAGTAGGCTTTATTTTGCAATATTAGCTATTAATAAATTGTATGCTAGTGGTGCTGGTGTAGAAATTGATAAATACTTACAAGATATTGATTTTCAAGAAATCACAGACAAGCGTTTTATGCGTGAGCTTTGCACAAGCAATGATAAGCCAATAGACCATAAAACTAATTTTGGACTAATTCAAGGAATTGTTTATAAAGACAAATATTATTTAAAACTCATAAATCAAAAAAATAATTCATTAAAAGTTTATGAAAACACCCACAATAATAATATAAATGATGGTTTAATTAAATTATTAATATCATTAATTATTATGATGTTTTTCGCTTCTTTAATATATTGTTATAATTTAATTCAACCATTAAAAGGTCTTACAAGACATATTAGAGATTTATCAAACGGAAAAAATAGCAATTTTTCTTATTATAAAAATGATGAAATAGGATTATTAACTAAAGAATTTAATAAAGCTACTAAAAAAAATAATGAATTGGTATTGGCAAGAAGATTTTTTTTAAGAGCAATTATGCACGAGTTAAAAACACCTATTGCTAAAGGAATGTTTGCAGCAACTATGCCAGAAAGCGAAAAAAATAAAAAAATCTTAATAAGTGTATTTAAAGGTATGAATGCTTTAGTAAATGAATTTAAGCAAGTAGAAGAAATATTATCTAAAAACCATGAAGTAGTCTTAAAAGAATATTCGTATTCATATTTATTAGAGCAATCAATCAGTGCTTTATATTTAGATAATTTACAAATTATTGATGTAAAAATGAACGAAGATAGAACAATAATAGTAGATGGAGCTTTGTTTATAATATTAATTAAAAATCTATTAGATAATGCTATTAAATACTCAAGCAACCATAAGTGTATAATTGAATTTCAAAAAGACTATATTAATGTAAAAAACATAGGAGAAGAAAAAGACTTTAATACAGAAGAGTATTTTAAACCATTTGCAAGGGGTAATGCAGAGCAAAGTGGATTTGGATTAGGACTTTATTTAATAAAATATATTTGTGATACTCAAGGATTTGAGCTTAAATATTTTTACGATGATGGCTATCATAACTTTAGGATTATATTGTGA